In Neisseriaceae bacterium CLB008, one genomic interval encodes:
- a CDS encoding recombinase family protein: protein MQVKTYRYGYARISTQDQTLNLQQDALMKAGCDQLFTEIASGKNAQRKVLNQCLNSLKPGDTLVVWRLDRLGRSVRDLVNIIGELEKNQINFESLTEKIDTHSNTGKLIFHVFAALAEFERNLIRERTFAGLAAAKARGRVGGRRPKLSPAEIHTLLRDIQAQKTSITQLAKQYNVSRTTVYSIIKQHHPDTL from the coding sequence ATGCAAGTAAAAACCTATCGCTACGGCTATGCCCGCATCTCAACCCAAGATCAAACCCTTAATCTACAGCAAGATGCATTAATGAAGGCCGGTTGCGACCAGCTCTTTACCGAAATCGCCAGCGGTAAAAACGCACAAAGAAAAGTGCTGAATCAATGCTTAAATAGTTTAAAGCCTGGTGACACGCTGGTGGTTTGGCGTTTAGACCGCCTTGGCCGCAGCGTACGCGACCTGGTCAACATCATTGGAGAACTGGAAAAAAACCAGATTAATTTTGAAAGCCTCACCGAAAAAATTGACACCCACAGCAATACCGGTAAGTTGATTTTTCACGTTTTTGCGGCCTTGGCCGAATTTGAGCGTAACCTCATCCGAGAGCGCACCTTTGCTGGATTAGCCGCAGCCAAAGCCAGGGGCCGTGTCGGCGGTCGTCGGCCCAAGCTAAGCCCTGCTGAAATACACACCTTGCTACGCGACATTCAGGCCCAAAAAACCAGCATCACTCAACTGGCCAAACAATATAATGTTTCCCGAACCACGGTGTACAGCATCATTAAACAACATCACCCTGACACCCTTTAA
- a CDS encoding RNA polymerase sigma factor has product MSPKQWDQFYRAHCPWLIKIVCRYSGCRFVAEDISHDTFLKVLVQASPSVVRGLAQNPKGFLRSMAKHLLIDKIRRDLVEQSYWDSLQAFHLNVSDYQLDEHVAAIEALSKLSQALEALPHLEQSAFLLYYIDDLKHQDIAERLAVSVSTVRRAIARCMMNCYHLYYESEPS; this is encoded by the coding sequence ATGAGCCCGAAGCAATGGGATCAGTTTTATCGCGCTCATTGTCCGTGGTTAATTAAGATTGTCTGCCGCTATTCGGGCTGTCGTTTTGTGGCAGAAGACATTAGCCATGATACCTTTTTAAAGGTATTGGTTCAGGCAAGCCCGTCGGTGGTGCGTGGTTTAGCGCAAAACCCCAAGGGTTTTTTGCGTTCGATGGCCAAGCATTTACTCATCGATAAGATTCGCCGAGACCTAGTGGAACAGAGTTATTGGGATAGTCTACAGGCCTTTCATCTGAATGTATCTGATTATCAGCTAGATGAGCATGTAGCGGCCATTGAGGCCTTATCAAAGCTGTCTCAAGCGCTGGAAGCCTTGCCGCATTTAGAGCAAAGCGCTTTTTTATTGTATTACATTGACGATCTGAAACATCAAGACATTGCCGAACGTTTAGCGGTGTCTGTCTCGACGGTTCGTCGTGCGATTGCCCGCTGCATGATGAACTGCTACCACTTATATTATGAGTCTGAGCCTTCTTAA